In Zunongwangia profunda SM-A87, the following proteins share a genomic window:
- a CDS encoding DUF6327 family protein, whose translation MKQYTSFEEIDRDLKILKLQAQIDKEEIKLTIEEVKDSLSPLRIVGNTIGAIMQKAIVLKAVAKMFGIKRV comes from the coding sequence ATGAAGCAGTATACCAGTTTTGAAGAAATAGACAGGGATCTGAAAATTTTAAAACTTCAGGCTCAAATCGATAAGGAAGAAATTAAACTAACGATAGAGGAAGTGAAAGATTCTTTATCTCCACTTCGTATTGTAGGAAATACTATTGGCGCAATAATGCAAAAAGCAATCGTTTTAAAGGCTGTAGCGAAGATGTTTGGAATAAAACGTGTATAA
- a CDS encoding glutamine--tRNA ligase/YqeY domain fusion protein: MAEEKKSLNFIEQIIEEDLKADYKREKLMFRFPPEPNGYLHIGHASSICLNFGLGEKYDAPVNLRFDDTNPIKEEKEFVEAIKRDVEWLGYKWAKECYASDYFQQLYDWAVEMIKNGDAYVDSQTSEDIAQQKGTPTQPGTESPYRNRSVEENLDLFEQMKNGETPEGAHVLRAKIDMSSGNMLMRDPIMYRCVHKPHHRTEGEWKIYPMYDWAHGESDFIEQVSHSFCTLEFLPHRELYNWFIAKVSKPGEFIPKQREFARRNLSHTVVSKRKLAQLVEKGIVESWDDPRMPTISGLRRRGYTPAAIKNFADSIGVGKRENMIDVAHLEFCAREDLNKITPRVMGVLDPVKLVITNYPEGEEEWLEAENNPEDETAGTRQVPFSRELYIEREDFKESANRKFFRLTLGKEVRLKNAYIIKGEDVVKDEEGNILEIHCTYDPKSKSGSGTEESLRKVKGTLHWVSIKHALKAEVRLYDRLFTEEAPDGVKDKDFLEFVNPNSLNTITGFVEPSLSTAEELEKFQFQRIGYFCIDRDSTKDHLVFNRTVGLRDSWAKMQK; this comes from the coding sequence ATGGCGGAAGAAAAGAAGTCTCTAAATTTTATTGAGCAAATTATAGAAGAAGATCTAAAGGCAGATTATAAAAGGGAAAAACTGATGTTTCGTTTCCCACCAGAGCCTAATGGCTATCTGCATATTGGGCATGCTTCTTCTATTTGTTTAAATTTTGGTTTGGGAGAAAAATATGATGCTCCTGTAAATTTAAGGTTCGACGATACCAATCCCATAAAAGAAGAAAAGGAATTTGTTGAAGCTATTAAGAGAGATGTGGAATGGCTTGGCTATAAATGGGCTAAGGAATGTTATGCATCAGATTATTTTCAGCAGTTGTACGATTGGGCGGTAGAAATGATTAAGAATGGCGATGCATATGTAGACAGTCAGACTTCTGAAGACATTGCGCAGCAAAAAGGAACACCAACACAGCCAGGTACAGAAAGTCCTTACAGGAATCGTAGTGTAGAGGAGAATTTGGATTTATTCGAACAAATGAAGAATGGAGAAACTCCTGAAGGTGCTCATGTGCTTCGCGCTAAAATCGATATGTCCAGTGGTAATATGTTAATGCGGGATCCTATTATGTATCGATGTGTTCATAAACCACATCATCGTACGGAAGGGGAATGGAAAATCTACCCAATGTACGACTGGGCACACGGGGAAAGCGATTTTATCGAGCAGGTTTCCCATTCTTTTTGTACCCTGGAGTTTTTACCGCATAGAGAGTTGTATAACTGGTTTATTGCCAAAGTAAGTAAACCTGGAGAGTTTATCCCAAAGCAGCGGGAATTTGCGCGAAGAAACCTTAGCCATACAGTGGTAAGTAAACGAAAACTGGCACAACTTGTAGAAAAGGGAATTGTAGAATCATGGGATGATCCCAGGATGCCAACCATCTCTGGGTTAAGAAGACGTGGATATACTCCTGCCGCTATTAAAAATTTTGCTGATTCTATTGGTGTTGGGAAGCGTGAAAATATGATCGATGTAGCGCATTTAGAATTTTGTGCACGTGAAGATCTAAATAAAATCACACCCCGTGTAATGGGTGTTCTAGATCCTGTGAAGTTGGTAATTACTAATTATCCTGAGGGAGAAGAAGAGTGGTTAGAAGCCGAAAATAATCCGGAAGATGAAACCGCGGGTACAAGACAGGTTCCCTTTAGCCGCGAATTATATATCGAGAGAGAAGACTTTAAAGAAAGTGCAAATCGTAAGTTCTTTAGATTAACTTTAGGTAAGGAAGTTCGTTTAAAGAATGCCTATATTATTAAAGGAGAAGATGTAGTTAAAGACGAAGAAGGTAATATTCTGGAAATTCATTGTACTTACGATCCCAAGAGTAAAAGTGGTAGTGGGACTGAAGAGTCCTTAAGAAAGGTAAAAGGAACATTGCACTGGGTTTCTATAAAGCATGCATTAAAAGCTGAGGTTCGTCTTTATGATCGCTTGTTTACAGAAGAAGCTCCCGATGGAGTAAAGGATAAGGATTTTCTTGAATTTGTAAATCCCAATTCTTTAAATACTATTACAGGTTTTGTTGAACCGAGTTTAAGTACTGCTGAAGAATTAGAGAAATTCCAGTTCCAGAGAATAGGTTATTTTTGTATTGATAGAGATAGTACTAAAGATCATCTGGTTTTTAATAGAACAGTGGGTTTAAGAGATAGTTGGGCCAAAATGCAAAAGTAA
- a CDS encoding YtxH domain-containing protein: protein MANTGSTLLALVTGAAIGAGIGLLYAPDKGEKTRKKLKKDALDAQDRFNKKYNETASNLTEKAKKAKFDFEERLEETLSNASHKADDILSAMESKLEELRKQNAKLQKEVKKEEAETKANKVVV, encoded by the coding sequence ATGGCAAATACAGGAAGCACATTGTTAGCATTAGTAACTGGCGCAGCTATTGGAGCTGGAATTGGGTTATTATATGCTCCTGATAAAGGTGAAAAAACAAGAAAGAAACTTAAGAAAGATGCTTTAGACGCACAGGATCGTTTTAATAAGAAATATAACGAAACAGCTTCTAATCTAACAGAGAAAGCTAAAAAAGCAAAATTTGATTTTGAAGAAAGATTAGAAGAAACACTTTCTAATGCGAGCCATAAAGCAGATGATATCCTTTCAGCAATGGAATCAAAATTAGAAGAATTGAGAAAACAAAACGCGAAGTTACAAAAGGAAGTTAAGAAGGAAGAGGCTGAAACTAAAGCGAATAAAGTAGTGGTATAA
- the gltX gene encoding glutamate--tRNA ligase — protein MSSNVRVRFAPSPTGPLHIGGVRTALYNYLFAKKHGGDFILRIEDTDQNRYVEGAEKYIIDSLNWCNIPYDEGPGKEKDCGPYRQSERKSLYKAYADKLIESGNAYYAFDSAEDLDKHRKSHEAEGKTFIYNWHNREKLDNSLALPEEQVKKRIENGEHYVVRFKSPKDEILKISDEIRGNMEIDTNILDDKVLYKSDGMPTYHLANIVDDHLMKISHVIRGEEWLPSLALHFMLYRAFGWAAPKFAHLPLILKPQGKGKLSKRDGDKLGFPVFPLQWKDPESGEISAGYREDGYFPEAVTNMLAFLGWNPGTEQEFFSLEELTKAFDLKRVHKGGAKFDPEKTKWFQQHYLQEADNNFIAEQFLDILKKKEIEATKEYTKHVIELVKERAIFIEDIWEQGFYFFTSPTSYYPKNTKKAWEEDTHLLMTELIEVIQGIENFKANIIAEKVKSWITAKEIGFGKIMQPYRISLVGSLQGADLFEISEAIGKHETIARIKKANETLR, from the coding sequence ATGTCTTCTAACGTACGCGTAAGATTTGCACCTAGCCCAACAGGGCCTTTACACATTGGCGGAGTAAGAACAGCTTTATACAATTACTTGTTTGCGAAAAAACATGGCGGTGACTTTATATTAAGAATTGAAGATACCGATCAAAACCGTTATGTTGAAGGCGCTGAAAAATATATTATTGATTCTTTAAACTGGTGTAACATCCCATATGACGAAGGACCAGGAAAAGAAAAAGATTGCGGCCCTTATCGCCAAAGTGAGCGTAAAAGTCTTTATAAAGCCTATGCAGATAAATTAATTGAAAGCGGTAATGCTTATTATGCTTTTGATAGCGCAGAGGATTTAGATAAGCATAGAAAATCTCACGAAGCAGAAGGTAAAACTTTTATTTACAACTGGCATAATCGTGAAAAGCTTGATAATTCTTTAGCACTACCGGAAGAGCAAGTTAAAAAGAGAATTGAAAATGGCGAACATTACGTAGTGCGCTTTAAATCTCCCAAAGATGAAATCTTAAAAATCTCAGATGAAATTAGGGGAAATATGGAGATCGATACGAATATATTAGACGATAAGGTACTATATAAAAGTGACGGCATGCCAACTTATCATTTAGCCAATATCGTAGATGATCATTTAATGAAAATCTCTCATGTAATTCGCGGTGAAGAATGGTTACCTTCATTAGCTCTACACTTTATGCTTTACCGTGCCTTTGGATGGGCTGCTCCAAAATTTGCGCATTTACCACTTATTCTAAAACCTCAGGGTAAAGGCAAATTGAGTAAGCGTGATGGTGACAAATTAGGTTTCCCAGTATTTCCTTTGCAATGGAAAGATCCAGAGAGCGGAGAAATTTCTGCTGGATATCGCGAAGATGGTTATTTCCCGGAAGCCGTTACCAACATGTTAGCTTTCTTGGGATGGAACCCGGGAACCGAACAGGAATTCTTTTCACTAGAAGAATTGACAAAAGCTTTTGATCTTAAACGTGTTCATAAAGGCGGCGCAAAATTTGATCCTGAGAAAACCAAATGGTTTCAACAACACTATTTACAGGAAGCCGATAATAATTTTATAGCTGAACAATTTTTAGACATTTTAAAAAAGAAAGAAATTGAAGCTACTAAAGAATATACTAAACATGTTATAGAATTGGTAAAAGAAAGGGCCATTTTTATCGAAGACATTTGGGAGCAGGGATTTTATTTTTTCACCTCCCCTACTTCATACTATCCTAAAAATACCAAAAAAGCCTGGGAAGAAGATACCCATCTTTTAATGACTGAACTTATAGAAGTGATACAGGGCATTGAAAATTTTAAGGCCAATATAATTGCTGAAAAAGTAAAATCCTGGATTACCGCAAAAGAAATAGGTTTTGGTAAAATAATGCAACCTTATCGAATTTCTTTAGTAGGATCCTTACAGGGAGCAGATCTTTTTGAAATATCTGAAGCTATTGGAAAACACGAAACGATAGCACGAATTAAAAAAGCTAATGAAACGCTTCGCTAA
- a CDS encoding phage holin family protein — protein MAFEKLSNSIDELNDNVRAFTHSNAEYYKLLIFKQTTKSAILLVMFLIVAFALSTAVAFLSLGVAFAISAALDQPSSGFFIVGGFYLVVIVLFVIFGKKPLSKFMLKKFSREIFNEEN, from the coding sequence ATGGCGTTTGAAAAACTAAGTAATAGTATAGACGAACTTAATGACAACGTTAGGGCATTTACGCATAGTAATGCTGAATATTATAAACTTTTAATATTTAAACAAACAACAAAGTCGGCAATATTGCTGGTGATGTTTTTGATTGTAGCTTTTGCGCTAAGTACTGCCGTGGCTTTTTTATCCCTTGGGGTTGCTTTTGCAATTAGTGCTGCCTTGGATCAACCATCTTCTGGATTTTTTATAGTCGGTGGTTTTTATTTGGTTGTGATTGTTTTATTTGTGATATTCGGAAAAAAACCGCTAAGCAAGTTTATGCTTAAGAAGTTTTCACGGGAAATTTTTAATGAAGAGAATTAA